In Erpetoichthys calabaricus chromosome 11, fErpCal1.3, whole genome shotgun sequence, the DNA window TTGATTgacttaaatatttcatttaataaacctagatagatagatagatagatagatagatagatagatagatagatagatagatagatagatagatagatagatagatagatagatagatagatagatagatgatagatgtGAACTGTTAATCTCAGTGTGGTTCCAAAATGGCACGTTACTggtttgtgtggttcctcatagttCCTTTACTttacaaagaaccatttaattttGGGTAGAGTTTTTTATGAAACACATTCCTTGAGCTTTCAAAAAGTTCtagtatgtggacaaaacagagaCATGTAGTGTATATTAGGTTACCTAGCGCGATACTAACAGATTAAGTAAACTATAGCCTGTGTCATTGCAGCAAGAGTCCGTTTAAAAACAGGAACCCGGGAACTGTTCATCTATGGAACTCGTGTtcatctcttcttctccttcttgcttttcttttccttctgttttttctACTGTCTGTCTCTCATTAAATTCAGTACTTGCTCATCTCATCTGAAGAATGTTAAACTTATGTTATTCTTAAAGAATTCAAATTCCACATCACTGTTtgcaatgaatacatttttaaaaggaaaaagtatGGCTTTTTATAATATTGCTAACAGATTAAAATGTGTCTAACGCACTTTGCCTTCCAGCTCAATTTTAAATTCAGGATTATTTTTCATGTAAAAGTGGAACAGGCGAATAGCATGAAGCACGTTTTAGAGGGGGAATGTTAAACGCCGCTTTTTGGAGGATGGAGAGGTGACATCAAAGATACGGTATTGTGCGAATGTTCCCCGCCTCGTGACATTGAAGGGACAATGGGCAAGGACAGTAAAAACACTCCAAGCGCTTGAAGCCACACAGTTACCACACAAGTACAAATGATTCAAATTTGCATGACAAGTCTCACAGACTTGTACATTTAGGTTTATCCTGTGGGGCACTTCCACAAGCCAGCCCCCTAACACACACCAGCCCGCACATCCAAGCACACAGTTTGACTTTTGAAGTGTTTGGAAACTTTCTTCATTTGGATTTTCGTCGGGCGAGTCTTTCAAATTCCATTGTAATGTACATGCTATAACGGAGCGAAATCGGGTACTTTTTGAAGAGATGGACCACAGCTGCCATTAGACATAAACGATAATAGATTTATATTGGGTGTAGATTTCCAAGTCTCTGAAAAGCACCGATACACCGGAACATAAAAAGACAAGACGTTTGACATAAGAGAGAAGACCACCCAGTCATCAAGCTCATTTAGTCagctacacttttaaaaatgcttgttATAAAATGGCGCTTAActtggttgtgtggttcctcgtagaactGTCTTTGACAAAGTAATTCTTGTTAAGAGTTCTTTATATAAGCAAattgttctttgggctttgaaaaggtcaCTAATACGCGGACGTCTTTAATATTGGCTACCTATCAGGAGAGTTTAAATCAAGAAAATCCGAACTGTGTAGGTTCTACTGCATACGgcatttaaaatcaggaacccttTGGTTTtctacaaatctgttatcatttatttctgattatttatGAAGTCTATAATTAATCTAAATAAAACGTTCCTCCTGGGTCCATCATGTGAATGGTTCTTTAGAAACTAAAACTGCTTTTCCTACGGCATCTCTCTATAAGAACCACTCTGACaccgtttatttatttgtttgtttgattattttctgttataataattttttttttttacttttttcctgtcTCCGTCTCTGTAATATAATTTAACACATATTCTTTATCAGGTGAAAAAATTAACACTGTTCCCCGTAttataattatttcttgtcaGCTAATTATGGTTATACACGATACCTGGaattctgaattttaaaatctTAAACGTTATGGTATAtaacaacaaaattatttttattgctacTACTTTCTGTATATACTTCACCTGATTTTAGACATAATAAAAGGCATTGAATAACATAAAGCACCTTTAAAGAAGCGTCCATTTTCCACTTAATATGTTAAGAAACGTGTAAGAGAACCAACACGGCACAGGTCGTCTTGCTTTGCTGTGTGTTCGTCAATCACTTTTTGAAAAAATTACccagaaaaatactgtatatggaatatGTCCACACATTGCCATTAGGCATAATATTCTTCTAATATGATTTAAAATTTCTTTCAAGCAATAAATTTGAAACACGCTGGTAAATGTCacgggaaagaaagaaagaaagaaagaaagaaagaaagaaagaaagaaagaaagaaagaaagaaagaaattctgtattaaaattaatttcataaacTCTCTTGACACATGCAATTAATATACCATAATAAATGGAATTTATCAAAACTGTGTCGTCTTCCTGATCGATTTGAGGTTTTAAGTGAAATAATATTCCTCcgttcactcttaaaaatactggttctacAAAGGCTCTAGATTGTGTGGTTTCTCACAGAACCATTTTTCGACAAAGAACCATTGCATTCTGGGAAGACTTCTTTACATATGAAATTAGTTTTgggggctttgaaaaggttcataATACGTGGATAAAACAGAACTCTTTAATGCCTAATAAATAGGATACATAGCGATCAAAACGACCGGGACATAGCTTGTGTGATTGTCTGCAAAAAGGGTTCTTTTAAAATCAGGGACCCAGTTACATTCTATAAAATACCATCTATTCATAGTAATTTAAAGAAGATGTCATATGGATGGTTCTTTGTGGAACCAAAACGGCCCCCGTGTGGCATCGCTTTTTATTTCGCACGTCACTTTTTGAGCGGATTTAGTGTTACATGTCTTAAAAACGTAAATTCAACTCGTTAAGTAACTGATAAGATTAGGTCATCtggaaaataaatgtgaaaacaattatacatttgcagacttttttttaatcAGCAATATTAAATGTGAGTCAAAGTATCTGcaacaaaacaatatttgtaataaagCTGTTTTACCAACAGTTCATAAAATGCCAATAACTGGCGTCCCGTCCAGGGTCGCCATTCGCGTCTCAGTATTGCAAAACGCAGATTTATAACATGTTAATTAACTCACCATATCAACAATACAGTATTATTTGCTTCCACTACTATTTCGCACTTCAGATGATGCATACAGAACCAGGAAAATGAGCTTTAATTACAACTGTCTTACCTGTACTGTTCGGCGGAACATTCCGCCTTAGCCATTCGTACGGGTTTCTTCTCTGCGAGGTTGGTGATAGGGGTGCTACTGAAGTGTTAATGGGGGGAGGAAGTAAAGCAGCACCCGGGGGTTGTACAGGGTTAAAATCAGCAGGATTGAAACTTATCTGTCCTGGGTTCGAAGATGACGTTGTTGGCCCAGGTCCGTAAGAATGCCAGTCATCCCTGGCAGGTGCATAAGCAGGGCTCCACGTACCCCCTGGCTGACTGTGGTGAGGCTCAGAGTTAATTCCAGGTACGTGATGATAGCCTGTAAAATCCGAATATTGTGGAGGCGGCGGAGGAGGAACAAAATTCTGTGGATTCAAATTCAGGCTGGGATGACGCACAGAATTCGGGTACATGCTGGTGTCCTTATCCAAAAGGTAGCTCACGTACATCTTTCCCACAGAGTCCTTTCACACATAATGTGTCTTCAGTAAATCTCCACGCTCTGAAGCTGGCCTTGGTTTTTCTTTAACCAAAGCGCCTCTCTTTCTCGATTACCTTTACCTATCCTCTTTAACTACTTGTTTGCTAGACTTGCTGGCAGTTTAAAGACAGCCTGTGACGTCACCTGTTTTATAGCCCCACATCGTCCTCCCATATCTTTCTGCTCTGGGGAATGATTTGCATTGAAACAGAGACCTGCACTTCAAAGCAAGCCACGTAGTCGCATCAAAATAGCATTCTAGGTTTGAATACAAATCCTGTGGATGGTACTGGTGATACCAAAGTCAAGGTGTTTGTTGATGCAACTACATTTATGAAAAATACTAACTCAAGAAGATGcgctgtacattttggttttattctgAAATATGCTGCTGAGAGAAATGACAGCCTTCAAGAGCCACGTCTTTTTATGAGCCTTTGGAACTTCCATAAATTGTGATGCAGttaaatgaaaatactttttacagCCAGCCCGAGTTATTGCGTTTTGACAGTTCAAGCTTTGTGAGTCCCTCTAAACAGTCCTTCATTAGCAGTACACACTTCAAATTACAACCGCGGTTAGTTTATTACACCAATAAACTCGAATCAGAACTGCAACTCGTGTATGTCAGTCCACGCCGCGGACTGTTCTTTATTTAGCTATAATGTCGCATCAGCGCCGGATTTAAGACTCCTACTCCTTCATCGCCGTTTATGTGGGaaatttcaaatttattactATACACCGATGGTGCAGGCAATAAATACAGgtgatgggcggcatggtggcgcagtggtagcgctgcttcctcgcagtaaggagacctgggttcgcttc includes these proteins:
- the cdx1b gene encoding homeobox protein CDX-1 is translated as MYVSYLLDKDTSMYPNSVRHPSLNLNPQNFVPPPPPPQYSDFTGYHHVPGINSEPHHSQPGGTWSPAYAPARDDWHSYGPGPTTSSSNPGQISFNPADFNPVQPPGAALLPPPINTSVAPLSPTSQRRNPYEWLRRNVPPNSTGGKTRTKDKYRVVYTDHQRLELEKEFHYSRYITIRRKTELAATLGLSERQVKIWFQNRRAKERKVNKKKMQQSQQATTTTPTPPGIGAAGTVGMVSSSSGLVSPPIPITIKEEYLS